DNA sequence from the Acidimicrobiales bacterium genome:
GTGTGTGCGGGCTGCGTCTACGCCACCATCCCGTCGTTCGGCGCCAACAACGGCGCCGGGCCCGACGGTCACCTCGACGGCAAGGTCGGGCCGCAGCACCTGGAGCACTACCGCTCGCTGCCCCCGGGGTTCGACGGCCCGGTCCCCTTCGAGGACCTGGCCCGCGACGCCGCCGGCGAGCCCATCGAGGGCCACCTCACCATGGCGTCGTTCGGGTGGTGGACCGAGCGCTTCGCAGACGCCGGGTTCGAGCGCCGCCCCGACATCGAGCGGCGCGTGTACGCCGACATCGAGCCCGCCGGGCTGGCCCCGTTCTGGAACGTCTACGTCCTGTCGGTGCCCGGCGCCCCCGAGCACCTGGCCGAGCCTCGCGATCCGCAGCGCACGCTGGTCGATCTGGGCCTGCGGCACCCCCTCTACGGAGGCTGACGCCCGCGGCCCCCGTCGCGGGCTCGTGCGGCCGTCGTATGGTGGCCCCCATGGGACTGGCCGATTACGACGACTTCGAACACCTGGCATTCGACCGCCGCTCCGACGGTGTCGTGGTCGTCACCCTCGACCGCCCCGAGGTGCTGAACGCGGCCAACGTCCGCATGCACCGCGAGATGTCGGAGGTGTGGGCGGTCGTCGACGCCGACCCCGACGCCCGTGTCGCCGTGGTCACCGGGGCGGGCCGGGCGTTCAGTGCCGGCGGCGACCTCGACATGATCGCCGAGATGACCGATGACTACGAGGCCCTGCTGGCCCAATGGCGCGATGCCCGGGGCATCGTGGAGAACATGCTCGCCGCCACCAAGCCCGTGGTGTCGGCGATCAACGGCGTGGCCGTGGGCGCGGGCCTGGCGGTGGCGCTGATGGCCGACATCAGCATCGTGGGGGAGTCGGCGCGCCTTTCCGACGGGCACGTGCGCCTGGGGGTGGCTGCCGGCGACCACGCCGCGCTGCTGTGGCCGCTGCTGTGCGGCATGGCCAAGGCCAAGTACTACCTGCTGACCGCCGACTTCCTGGAGGGCCCCGAGGCCGAGCGCATCGGCCTGGTCACCAAGTGCGTCCCCGACGACCGCGTCGTGGCGGAGGCCCTGGAGGTGGCCGCGCGCCTGGCGCGGGGGAGCGCCACCGCCGTGCAGTGGACGAAGCGGGTCATGAACCAGTGGCTGCGCCAGGCGTCGCCCGTCTTCGGGGAGTCCGTCGCCCTGGAGATGCTCGGCTTCCTCGGGCCCGACGCGCGCGAAGGCCTGGCGGCGGTGCGCGAGCGGCGCGAGCCTCGCTTCCCCTCCGCCCCCGCGGCCGGCGCCGGCGGCGCTACTGGACGGTGACGAGCGTGCCGAGCGGGGTGTAGGGGTACACCACGGCGGCATTGGCGGGTGCCATTTCCACGCAGCCCAGGCTCTGGGGGGTGCCGTAGCTCGACCGGATGAAGCCGTGGAGGGCGTCGCCCCCGTGGAAGTAGCTGACCCACGGCACGCCGGGATCGTGGTAGTGGCTGCCGTCAGGGTTCGTGCCCGACATCGTGGTCGAGGTGTAGCGCACGTACACCGGCCAGGTGCCCAGCTCGGTCGGCGCCGCCTGGATGCCGGTGTTGGCCCGCGTCGTGTACACGGCCGCGCCGTCGCGCCACACGTTCACGTGCTCGGGGACCGACGTCGAGACGTCCACCCAGTCGTAGTGCCCGTCGCTGTCGACCTGGTCGGCGGCGGTCGCCTGGAGCAGCGCCTGCCACACCTGCGGGCCGGCGACACCGTCGGCGGTCATGTGCTGCTGGCTCTCGAAGGCCATCACCGCGCCCTGGGTCACGACGTTGGGTTCACCCGGGGACCACAGGGACGTGAAGGTGCCCGGCATCGTGTCCCAGCGCCAGGCGAACGAGCCCAGTTGGGGCACGGCCTCCTCGTTGGGGGTGACGGCCGCCGGGTCGGCGGGGGTGAAGGTCAGGGGGAGGTAGCCGAGGTCGGCGAGGAGCTGCTGGAGCCGTAGCGTCGACATGGAGGCCACGGTGAAATGGGTCGTGAGGGGCTCGGCGAGCCGCTGGCCGCGGCTGCCCTTCACACCGTCGGGGCCGCCCGGCACCGACACCGACAGGGCGGCACCCGGGGGGAGGGGGGCGGCGGCGTCGAAGGCGAGCGTCTGCGGGGAGGTCTGGACCCACGAGCCGGCGACCGGAGGGACGATGGAGGGCACGGGCGTGTCGGCGGCCAGCGCCACGGTGAAGTGGACGCTCACGGGGGTGTCGGACGGCACGCCGGCGGCGTCGGGAGCGGGCACGGTGGACATGATGTCGAGCCGACCGGCCGGTGTCGTGGGGTCCGCCGACGCCTTCGACGGGGAGACCTTGGTGACCACGAGGGCCGTGGTCGCGACGGCCACGGCGGCGGCCGCGACGACGACCCCGGCGATCAACCAGCGATGCCGGGTGTCGCTCCTCTGGCGTCGGTGTGCGGCTTCCGGCATGGCGAACGGCTCCAGCCTGATGCTAGCAGCGCTCCCTGTCCGCCAAACCGGTCATTCCACTCGATTCGGCGTTCTGTGGGCGAATGTGGCCGCTCCCACCGGTCACCGCGGGCCGCCGATGGCGCGCGCCACGCGGTCGCCGATGCGGTCGATGCGCTCGGGGTCGGTGACCTTGCCCCCGGTGGCGGCGTCGCGCACGTAGAAGGCGTCGACGACCTCGTGGCCCGAGGTGGACACCCGGGCCGCCACCACGTCGAGGTCCAGCTCGTACAG
Encoded proteins:
- a CDS encoding enoyl-CoA hydratase/isomerase family protein yields the protein MGLADYDDFEHLAFDRRSDGVVVVTLDRPEVLNAANVRMHREMSEVWAVVDADPDARVAVVTGAGRAFSAGGDLDMIAEMTDDYEALLAQWRDARGIVENMLAATKPVVSAINGVAVGAGLAVALMADISIVGESARLSDGHVRLGVAAGDHAALLWPLLCGMAKAKYYLLTADFLEGPEAERIGLVTKCVPDDRVVAEALEVAARLARGSATAVQWTKRVMNQWLRQASPVFGESVALEMLGFLGPDAREGLAAVRERREPRFPSAPAAGAGGATGR
- a CDS encoding L,D-transpeptidase family protein — protein: MPEAAHRRQRSDTRHRWLIAGVVVAAAAVAVATTALVVTKVSPSKASADPTTPAGRLDIMSTVPAPDAAGVPSDTPVSVHFTVALAADTPVPSIVPPVAGSWVQTSPQTLAFDAAAPLPPGAALSVSVPGGPDGVKGSRGQRLAEPLTTHFTVASMSTLRLQQLLADLGYLPLTFTPADPAAVTPNEEAVPQLGSFAWRWDTMPGTFTSLWSPGEPNVVTQGAVMAFESQQHMTADGVAGPQVWQALLQATAADQVDSDGHYDWVDVSTSVPEHVNVWRDGAAVYTTRANTGIQAAPTELGTWPVYVRYTSTTMSGTNPDGSHYHDPGVPWVSYFHGGDALHGFIRSSYGTPQSLGCVEMAPANAAVVYPYTPLGTLVTVQ